AACCCATATATGCTCTACAgataaacatataaatagCGTGCATATTCTTCTCTATTCAACTCTTGCTCTGTATAGTTCAATAGAATCTTACAGTACATCACGCTGCAATAGATCTAATCCAAGAgagaagcaaaaaaaaaaagctcgctataaaaatatcatgCAATTACATTCACTTATCGCTTCAACTGCGCTCTTAATAACGTCAGCTTTGGCTGCTacttcctcttcttccagCATACCCTCTTCCTGTACCATAAGCTCACATGCCACGGCCACAGCTCAGAGTGACTTAGATAAATATAGCCGCTGTGATACGTTAGTCGGGAACTTAACTATTGGTGGTGGTTTGAAGACTGGTGCTTTGGCTAATGTTAAAGAAATCAACGGGTCTCTAACTATATTTAACGCTACAAATCTAACCTCATTCGCTGCTGATTCCTTGGAGTCCATCACAGATTCTTTGAACCTACAGAGTTTGACAATCTTGACTTCTGCTTCATTTGGGTCTTTACAGAGCGTTGATAGTATAAAACTGATTACTCTACCCGCCATCTCCAGTTTTActtcaaatatcaaatctGCTAACAACATTTATATTTCCGACACTTCGTTACAATCTGTCGATGGATTCTCAgccttgaaaaaagttaaCGTGTTCAACGTCAATAACAATAAGAAATTAACCTCGATCAAATCTCCAGTTGAAACAGTCAGCGATTCTTTACAATTTTCGTTCAACGGTAACCAGACTAAAATCACCTTCGATGACTTGGTTTGGGCAAACAATATCAGTTTGACCGATGTCCACTCTGTTTCCTTCGCTAACTTGCAAAAGATTAACTCTTCATTGGGTTTCATCAACAACTCCATCTCAAGTTTGAATTTCACTAAGCTAAACACCATTGGCCAAACCTTCAGTATCGTTTCCAATGACTACTTGAAGAACTTGTCGTTCTCTAATTTGTCAACCATAGGTGGTGCTCTTGTCGTTGCTAACAACACTGgtttacaaaaaattggtgGTCTCGACAACCTAACAACCATTGGCGGTACTTTGGAAGTTGTTGGTAACTTCACCTCCTTGAACCTAGACTCTTTGAAGTCTGTCAAGGGTGGCGCAGATGTCGAATCAAAGTCAAGCAATTTCTCCTGTAATGCTTTGAAAGCTTTGCAAAAGAAAGGGGGTATCAAGGGTGAATCTTTTGTCTGCAAAAATGGTGCATCATCCACATCTGTTAAACTATCGTCCACTTCCAAATCTCAATCAAGCCAAACTACTGCCAAGGTTTCCAAGTCATCTTCTAAGGCCGAGGAAAAGAAGTTCACTTCTGGCGATATCAAGGCTGCTGCTTCTGCCTCTAGTGTTTCTAGTTCTGGCGCTTCCAGCTCTAGCTCTAAGAGTTCCAAAGGCAATGCCGCTATCATGGCACCAATTGGCCAAACAACCCCTTTGGTCGGTCTTTTGACGGCAATCATCATGTCTATAATGTAATGgaatgaagaaatattcttcatttttgataACTAGTACCTGTCATTCACGACATGTgaacaaataaaaacatttatttaaaaattttatgtattcaaatattttcGGGAAAGAGATAAAAGTAACGACActtaaaaatttaaaaaatcacAATACTTTATTTACTCAGTCTTTTGATCAGCTCCGGCACCTCCTTGTTGTTGCTTCTTTGCTGAGCCCGCAACAAAATTGTAAATCAATAGGCCTAAAAGTAACATTTTCCAGTTCTTTTGAAACCAAGACACCTCCTTAacctcttcatcttcttcgaaTTGTGCAGTGCTTCCATCCTTATTCTTACTAGCTTTTTTATCAGCATAAgttttggttttcttctttaatttgGTGACTGGTGCAGTAGGTCCCGCTTCTGGATATCTGACTGTAGCAGTAATAGCATCGTTAGTCTCGTCATATGATAACGACACTTGTTTGACCTCATTATCTTCATCTACATCCACAATTAAATCGTATTTTAGTGGTGTCCTCAGCTTCATGTAGCTAAAACATGGCATATCCAGCTTACCTTCAATCTGGGCATTCAAACAGTATTCTCCAGAAACTTCAACATCCTGTATATTAACGGTTGTTACTGTAACATTCCCATCGGATGTACTATCAATCTCAAATGTTCCTAGGGGTATAGCGTCTTTCGCATCATCTGAATAGCTTAATTGTAAAATATCAGCACAGAAAACCATGCTGGCCAATAAAATCACACGCAACAGCCGCACAAGCATCTTTCCTTCAATGAGTATTGTACAGTTCTTGTTAGATAGTGTTGAATAGTACCACCTTGTTTTTTTACTCAAAGTGTCTTTTATATACTTCTAATTATTCCTATATTTGGTTGGGTTTTTAAGTTACCA
This is a stretch of genomic DNA from Saccharomyces cerevisiae S288C chromosome IV, complete sequence. It encodes these proteins:
- the PST1 gene encoding Pst1p (Cell wall protein that contains a putative GPI-attachment site; secreted by regenerating protoplasts; up-regulated by activation of the cell integrity pathway, as mediated by Rlm1p; upregulated by cell wall damage via disruption of FKS1; PST1 has a paralog, ECM33, that arose from the whole genome duplication) — protein: MQLHSLIASTALLITSALAATSSSSSIPSSCTISSHATATAQSDLDKYSRCDTLVGNLTIGGGLKTGALANVKEINGSLTIFNATNLTSFAADSLESITDSLNLQSLTILTSASFGSLQSVDSIKLITLPAISSFTSNIKSANNIYISDTSLQSVDGFSALKKVNVFNVNNNKKLTSIKSPVETVSDSLQFSFNGNQTKITFDDLVWANNISLTDVHSVSFANLQKINSSLGFINNSISSLNFTKLNTIGQTFSIVSNDYLKNLSFSNLSTIGGALVVANNTGLQKIGGLDNLTTIGGTLEVVGNFTSLNLDSLKSVKGGADVESKSSNFSCNALKALQKKGGIKGESFVCKNGASSTSVKLSSTSKSQSSQTTAKVSKSSSKAEEKKFTSGDIKAAASASSVSSSGASSSSSKSSKGNAAIMAPIGQTTPLVGLLTAIIMSIM
- the EMC10 gene encoding Emc10p (hypothetical protein; subunit of evolutionarily conserved EMC (Endoplasmic Reticulum Membrane Complex) implicated in ERAD (ER-associated degradation) and proper assembly of multi-pass transmembrane (TM) proteins; EMC acts in yeast as an ER-mitochondria tether that interacts with outer membrane protein Tom5p of TOM (Translocase of the Mitochondrial Outer Membrane) complex; YDR056C is not an essential protein), translated to MLVRLLRVILLASMVFCADILQLSYSDDAKDAIPLGTFEIDSTSDGNVTVTTVNIQDVEVSGEYCLNAQIEGKLDMPCFSYMKLRTPLKYDLIVDVDEDNEVKQVSLSYDETNDAITATVRYPEAGPTAPVTKLKKKTKTYADKKASKNKDGSTAQFEEDEEVKEVSWFQKNWKMLLLGLLIYNFVAGSAKKQQQGGAGADQKTE